AGGGCATTTGGCCTTTCTCAGTGGACAGTGACAACAGCTGGTATCTGTGGAGCAGCCTGAGAGCCCTGCTGTTGGGAACAAGCACTTAGCTGCTGAATGTAGTGCTGGCAGGACTGGCTAGAGCCGCAAGCACACCTGCCAGGGCTCATTTTGAGGGGCCATGTCTGTCCTATCATTTTGctgtaatctttttttaaagaaggaacaTGTGCTTCAGTTGGGTCCCTTGAGCCAGCTTGCTTGGACATCAGTGCCTCATTTTTTGGACTCCGTGCACACTGCCCTCTTGGGGAGAGAGAAGTTGGGAAGGGCTGTGCTTCTTGGTCCTGTGTGGAAGATGGCTAGCAGTTCCCCTCAGGGCCTCATTAAACACCAGCACCTGGACAGGATGGGTGGATCATGTGGGGCTGTggccaggccagcctgctttctCCGTGTCCAGCTGAAGCCTCAAGCTGTGCCTATGAAtgtgacttgaacaagggagcgCTTCCAGACAAACTTGGAGCATCTACTGCCTGGCCTGGCCCTGGCTCTTTAGAAGTGTCAGGATCCCAGGCTGAGCTGCTTTTCTGGGCTTGCTTTCTTGTGGAGACCTGCCTGACAGTGCTTCGGGCACACCTTCGGTCAGTGCTGCAGACCACCTTTAACTAGCTGACCCAGGTGAGCTGCGCCTACCTCCTGCCAAGCAAACTCTGTGCTGTCATTCAGACCCCTGTGGCATGCAGAGGCCACCCATCCTTGAGCCTAGAAAATGTGAACCCATCACCTGCAACCTGCTGGGCAAGTGGGCCTATCCAAGTTCAGTTACAAGAATACTTTTTATGAAGTTGATTAAAAAGCTTGTTTTTTAGCCTATGCTTCATTACTTTAGTGACTTCTGAGGAACTTCCCTTTTAGCGGGTATCAATCTCGTAAAAAGAAGTCACTGCTGCTGGGAAGGGACTTTGCATGATACCTCATGTTACCTTTATTGATACCTAGTCACCCAAACTAGGCCTAGTTCAATCCCCATTCATGTTGGCTCTATGCAGTGTATATTCTccattcctctcctccactcccatAAGGAATTGGTAGCTTGGCCTTAAGTCTTATTGAAGAGGCAGGAATTGGGAGTGCTTCAGGGAGAGTGGTGAGCTTGCAGGCTGGCACCTCTTAACATTCATCCCAAGGCTTCAACTCTAGCCATTTTACGTGTATGCTGGTGGTCCTCATGCAGAAAGGAAGGGTTGGAAGATGTTCAGGCTATCCCCAAATCCCTTGCATTGTTAAGGTGTCTAGGTgtaggttagagagatggcttagtagttataagcactggctgttcagtttgattcctagcaaccacaaccatctaactccagttccaggtgatctcaTACCCTCTTTTGCCTTCTGTAGTAGGAACACAAATAATGCAgctatatatgtaaatatatagagagagacaaatacccatacacacaataaaatgttGCTAAGGAACCAAACTgtagttaaaagcatttgctgctcttaaagagtacctgggttccattcccagcacccatatggcagctcataactaactacagttccaagggattcaatAACCTCTTCTGATTTTCATGGGTGTCAGGTATACATGAAGGGAAAAATACTCATGCACAAAATTTCTTTAAACAGCCAAGCATGGTAGcccacatctttgatcccagcacttaagaggcaggctgatctcttaaCTGAGcttagcctggtctacttagtcaattttaggacagccagaactaagTAGACCTTGTCTCGCCCCCAATTGTCATGAGTCAGGGGCCATGCTTTATGTTGTGTCTGCCAACCAAAGGCCACAGCACCTCTAAACAGCCACAGTGCTTATGGCATGACAGGCCTATAGGCAGTTGAAACCCCAGATGACATGCTGCCCCACGGTGAGCTGGGACACAATCCCAAGCACACATTGGTATGCAAAGCTCACAGGTTTCATGAGCCAAAGGTACTGGGTTGTGTGACAAGGGTACAGGAGTACAGAACAATGACTACATCAGGCAGGCAGTACATGAACCAGTCAGGCACCTTTTATTGGATACTAGTTCTTAATCAAAGTTTGAAGACTCAGCCACAGTTAAATTCTTCATGGATGGGAGTGGGACAGGCAATTATGCTCAGGTGTGCAGTGCCCTCCATGGTGATCCTTCTTCAGTGGTACTTGCGTCGACGCTCATGTTCTAAagttatgaaaaaaaaagtctcctatCATGTGTTCCAGTGATGGCAGCACGCCACAATCATGTGGATCCTTCCTGTACTTTTCTTTCTGGTGACTGAGGACCTGCCATCTGGCTAATTTCTTCCCACATCAGATGGCTACACTGGTCCCTTAATAGCATCTCAACCATAAGTGTTGGCCAGGTCCAATGAGACTGGCAGGAGCTGGTGCTGCTATGAAAACAGCTGTGAAACCTGGTCAGAGGCTGATGTTCCCGGTCTCCCATCAGGCTTCACCAGCCAGGATCTGAGACTGAGGAACAGCTGTGCTTTGCCAGAGCACTATACAGACACTGGATCATACTACTCAACTTACTGCCTTCTTCACATTGGCTGCTAGGAGAATAAGTCAGCTTTCAGCATTGTATATTATGCTCCCCAAGCACTAAACTTTAGCCTAATTCCATCTCATTTTCCGTGTTCCTTTTGCATAAGCTCCACACTTAAAACCATGTCATACATGCCATATTACTGTAACTTCCTCTCAGGTGGAAGATCAGAAAAAGGGGAATCTTAAAGCTCCACTTCTGACATGGTGGACTGCCACATCTAACAAAGCCAGCCAACACCAGCCTCCTGGGTAGGAGGAAGCTGAGTCATGCCACAGCACTTACTGAGTTCCTTGTAAGAAATGCAGTAGCTGAAAACCACGTAGGCTGCCAGCACCATGTTAATCCCCGAGATGCTGCCTTTCCGAACGTTGATGTACTTGTTGTAATACCGGTCGTAACCTGCAACAGAGGAGGTGCTCATGCTAATGTTTCTGACAATGTACAGtgggatccctggggctctgaCAGCAACTCACCCTACACTTACTGATGATGGTGGACAGACAGCACAAATGTCCTATGTAGTTCTGTCTTCATGACCCAAGACAAGACTAGCcccagagctttttttttttttttggggggggggtgtttcaagacagggtttctctgtactgttttgtagaccaggctggccttgaactcacagagatccacctgcctctgcctcccgagtgctgggattaaaggtgtgagccaccaacacccagctttagCCCCAGAGTTTAAGCCCATTTAACAGGGCATCTACACTTTCTTTGGCTTTAACCTTGTAGACTTGGCTCAGCTTGTTAATCTTTGCTCTTCCTTCACTCCCACCTCCAGCCTGGGGACCCTCTTATTCTAATTCTGCGCCAGATTCCAACCCCACTAAGGGCCACTTCACCACAGCCACCTAGGTTTACTAAGGCCTTCATGACAGCACTGGGTGCCTTAAATATAAGCAGCCACGTGACTCACCAGAGAGGGTATAACATACtctagtgaagaaaaaaaaaatgacatgagcCAGTGCACTGTGTGTAAAGGCAGaatgatcacaagttcaaggcatcCTCAGTTACATACTGAATTTGAAGCCTGCCTATTTGAGACCTTCACATAACAAACAAGGCACCTCACAGGTAAAGGCAGGGGGATCTagagttcaggctagcctggtctacaggattTATGCCGACCATGGCTATATGGAGAGatccaaacaacagcaaca
This genomic stretch from Cricetulus griseus strain 17A/GY chromosome 4, alternate assembly CriGri-PICRH-1.0, whole genome shotgun sequence harbors:
- the Atp5mf gene encoding ATP synthase subunit f, mitochondrial; its protein translation is MASLVPLKEKKLMQVKLGELPNWILMRDFTPSGIVGAFQRGYDRYYNKYINVRKGSISGINMVLAAYVVFSYCISYKELKHERRRKYH